One segment of Setaria viridis chromosome 4, Setaria_viridis_v4.0, whole genome shotgun sequence DNA contains the following:
- the LOC117851445 gene encoding large ribosomal subunit protein bL35c: MALSLSLARAAPLAVSAGAGARRLPAASLAFPPKSFFGAPLAATAASVASPLPRKPATTSTSLVVVAAGKKGYKMKTHKASAKRFRVTGRGKIVRRCAGKQHLLSKKNTKRKKRLSKMVQVNKSDYDNVTGALPYLKVNRKAD; the protein is encoded by the exons ATGGCGCTGTCCCTCTCcctcgcgcgcgccgcgcccctcgccgtctccgccggcgcgggggccAGGAGGctccccgccgccagcctcgcCTTCCCGCCCAAGTCCTTCTTCGGCGCGCcgctggccgccaccgccgcctccgtcgcgtCGCCGCTCCCGCGCAagccggccaccacctccacctcgctcGTGGTCGTCGCGGCGGGGAAGAAGGGGTACAAGATGAAGACCCACAAG GCGTCGGCGAAGCGGTTCCGGGTGACGGGGAGGGGCAAGATCGTGCGGCGGTGCGCAGGGAAGCAGCATCTTCTCAGCAAGAAGAACACCAAGCGCAAGAAGAGACTCTCCAAGATG GTCCAAGTTAACAAGAGTGACTACGACAACGTGACAGGGGCACTGCCCTACCTCAAAGTGAATAGGAAAGCAGACTGA
- the LOC117851826 gene encoding homogentisate geranylgeranyltransferase isoform X1, producing the protein MQAATLRAPAAHRHALRLSTDHRDGPTKRARLGARKFSWTGPLCPEASAGNRQRPVICLHMCSHMRTTGRQCRHSLIQFRCSAATHPQHDFNINQFEEIGIELTKKLRSFYWFCRPHTIIGTILGITSVSLLPMKSLDDLSVTVLWGFLEALASALCMNIYVVGLNQLFDIEIDKVNKPTLPLASGEFSVATGVLLVVAFLVMSISIGIRSKSAPLMCALLVSFLLGSAYSIDVPLLRWKRHPFLAASCILVVRAILVQLAFFTHMQQHVLKRPFTPTRSVVFATLFMCCFSAVIALFKDIPDVDGDGDFGIKSLSVQLGQHRVYRLCISMLMTAYTAAILVGASTTNLYQKIAIVFGHGLLAFVLWQRAQQLDVANKTCVTEFYMFIWKLFYAEYLLIPFV; encoded by the exons ATGCAGGCGGCGACCttgcgggcgccggcggcgcatCGGCACGCGTTGCGGCTGTCCACAG ATCATAGGGACGGACCGACCAAGAGGGCTCGGCTGGGAGCGAGGAAATTCTCATGGACAG GTCCATTATGCCCGGAAGCTTCAGCAGGCAACAGGCAACGTCCAGTGATATGCCTTCATATGTG TAGTCATATGAGAACTACAGGGAGACAATGCAGACACTCCTTGATCCAATTCAGATGCAGTGCAGCTACTcatcctcaacatgatttcaatATCAATCAGTTTGAGGAAATTGGCATAGAATTAACGAAGAAATTGAGATCTTTCTATTGGTTTTGTCGGCCCCACACAATCATTGGCACT ATACTAGGCATTACTTCTGTGTCCCTCCTACCAATGAAGAGCCTGGATGATTTAAGTGTGACAGTTCTATGGGGATTTCTTGAG GCTTTAGCCTCCGCTTTATGCATGAACATTTATGTAGTAGGGCTGAATCAGCTGTTTGACATTGAAATTGACAAG GTCAATAAGCCAACTCTCCCATTGGCTTCCGGAGAATTTTCAGTGGCAACTGGAGTGTTGTTAGTTGTGGCATTCTTGGTCATG AGCATTAGCATTGGAATAAGATCCAAATCTGCTCCATTGATGTGTGCCTTGCTTGTAAGCTTCCTTCTTGGAAGTGCCTACTCTATTGAT GTTCCATTGCTCCGGTGGAAGCGACATCCCTTTCTCGCTGCATCCTGCATACTCGTTGTGAGGGCTATATTAGTTCAATTAGCTTTCTTTACACACATGCAG CAACATGTTCTGAAGAGGCCCTTCACGCCAACAAGGTCGGTGGTATTTGCAACATTATTTATGTGTTGCTTCTCTGCAGTAATAGCTCTATTCAAG GATATCCCTGATGTCGATGGAGACGGAGATTTTGGCATTAAATCCTTGAGTGTACAGTTAGGCCAGCACAGA GTGTATAGGCTCTGCATCAGTATGCTCATGACAGCATATACGGCTGCAATTTTGGTAGGAGCATCAACTACAAACTTGTATCAAAAGATTGCCATT GTGTTTGGCCATGGCTTGCTTGCATTTGTGCTTTGGCAGAGAGCACAACAATTGGACGTCGCAAATAAGACTTGCGTCACAGAATTTTACATGTTCATCTGGAAG CTATTCTACGCCGAGTATTTACTTATACCATTTGTGTAG
- the LOC117851826 gene encoding homogentisate geranylgeranyltransferase isoform X2: MQAATLRAPAAHRHALRLSTDHRDGPTKRARLGARKFSWTGPLCPEASAGNRQRPVICLHMCHMRTTGRQCRHSLIQFRCSAATHPQHDFNINQFEEIGIELTKKLRSFYWFCRPHTIIGTILGITSVSLLPMKSLDDLSVTVLWGFLEALASALCMNIYVVGLNQLFDIEIDKVNKPTLPLASGEFSVATGVLLVVAFLVMSISIGIRSKSAPLMCALLVSFLLGSAYSIDVPLLRWKRHPFLAASCILVVRAILVQLAFFTHMQQHVLKRPFTPTRSVVFATLFMCCFSAVIALFKDIPDVDGDGDFGIKSLSVQLGQHRVYRLCISMLMTAYTAAILVGASTTNLYQKIAIVFGHGLLAFVLWQRAQQLDVANKTCVTEFYMFIWKLFYAEYLLIPFV, encoded by the exons ATGCAGGCGGCGACCttgcgggcgccggcggcgcatCGGCACGCGTTGCGGCTGTCCACAG ATCATAGGGACGGACCGACCAAGAGGGCTCGGCTGGGAGCGAGGAAATTCTCATGGACAG GTCCATTATGCCCGGAAGCTTCAGCAGGCAACAGGCAACGTCCAGTGATATGCCTTCATATGTG TCATATGAGAACTACAGGGAGACAATGCAGACACTCCTTGATCCAATTCAGATGCAGTGCAGCTACTcatcctcaacatgatttcaatATCAATCAGTTTGAGGAAATTGGCATAGAATTAACGAAGAAATTGAGATCTTTCTATTGGTTTTGTCGGCCCCACACAATCATTGGCACT ATACTAGGCATTACTTCTGTGTCCCTCCTACCAATGAAGAGCCTGGATGATTTAAGTGTGACAGTTCTATGGGGATTTCTTGAG GCTTTAGCCTCCGCTTTATGCATGAACATTTATGTAGTAGGGCTGAATCAGCTGTTTGACATTGAAATTGACAAG GTCAATAAGCCAACTCTCCCATTGGCTTCCGGAGAATTTTCAGTGGCAACTGGAGTGTTGTTAGTTGTGGCATTCTTGGTCATG AGCATTAGCATTGGAATAAGATCCAAATCTGCTCCATTGATGTGTGCCTTGCTTGTAAGCTTCCTTCTTGGAAGTGCCTACTCTATTGAT GTTCCATTGCTCCGGTGGAAGCGACATCCCTTTCTCGCTGCATCCTGCATACTCGTTGTGAGGGCTATATTAGTTCAATTAGCTTTCTTTACACACATGCAG CAACATGTTCTGAAGAGGCCCTTCACGCCAACAAGGTCGGTGGTATTTGCAACATTATTTATGTGTTGCTTCTCTGCAGTAATAGCTCTATTCAAG GATATCCCTGATGTCGATGGAGACGGAGATTTTGGCATTAAATCCTTGAGTGTACAGTTAGGCCAGCACAGA GTGTATAGGCTCTGCATCAGTATGCTCATGACAGCATATACGGCTGCAATTTTGGTAGGAGCATCAACTACAAACTTGTATCAAAAGATTGCCATT GTGTTTGGCCATGGCTTGCTTGCATTTGTGCTTTGGCAGAGAGCACAACAATTGGACGTCGCAAATAAGACTTGCGTCACAGAATTTTACATGTTCATCTGGAAG CTATTCTACGCCGAGTATTTACTTATACCATTTGTGTAG
- the LOC117851826 gene encoding homogentisate geranylgeranyltransferase isoform X3 has product MQAATLRAPAAHRHALRLSTDHRDGPTKRARLGARKFSWTGPLCPEASAGNRQRPVICLHMCSHMRTTGRQCRHSLIQFRCSAATHPQHDFNINQFEEIGIELTKKLRSFYWFCRPHTIIGTILGITSVSLLPMKSLDDLSVTVLWGFLEALASALCMNIYVVGLNQLFDIEIDKVNKPTLPLASGEFSVATGVLLVVAFLVMSISIGIRSKSAPLMCALLVSFLLGSAYSIDVPLLRWKRHPFLAASCILVQHVLKRPFTPTRSVVFATLFMCCFSAVIALFKDIPDVDGDGDFGIKSLSVQLGQHRVYRLCISMLMTAYTAAILVGASTTNLYQKIAIVFGHGLLAFVLWQRAQQLDVANKTCVTEFYMFIWKLFYAEYLLIPFV; this is encoded by the exons ATGCAGGCGGCGACCttgcgggcgccggcggcgcatCGGCACGCGTTGCGGCTGTCCACAG ATCATAGGGACGGACCGACCAAGAGGGCTCGGCTGGGAGCGAGGAAATTCTCATGGACAG GTCCATTATGCCCGGAAGCTTCAGCAGGCAACAGGCAACGTCCAGTGATATGCCTTCATATGTG TAGTCATATGAGAACTACAGGGAGACAATGCAGACACTCCTTGATCCAATTCAGATGCAGTGCAGCTACTcatcctcaacatgatttcaatATCAATCAGTTTGAGGAAATTGGCATAGAATTAACGAAGAAATTGAGATCTTTCTATTGGTTTTGTCGGCCCCACACAATCATTGGCACT ATACTAGGCATTACTTCTGTGTCCCTCCTACCAATGAAGAGCCTGGATGATTTAAGTGTGACAGTTCTATGGGGATTTCTTGAG GCTTTAGCCTCCGCTTTATGCATGAACATTTATGTAGTAGGGCTGAATCAGCTGTTTGACATTGAAATTGACAAG GTCAATAAGCCAACTCTCCCATTGGCTTCCGGAGAATTTTCAGTGGCAACTGGAGTGTTGTTAGTTGTGGCATTCTTGGTCATG AGCATTAGCATTGGAATAAGATCCAAATCTGCTCCATTGATGTGTGCCTTGCTTGTAAGCTTCCTTCTTGGAAGTGCCTACTCTATTGAT GTTCCATTGCTCCGGTGGAAGCGACATCCCTTTCTCGCTGCATCCTGCATACTCGTT CAACATGTTCTGAAGAGGCCCTTCACGCCAACAAGGTCGGTGGTATTTGCAACATTATTTATGTGTTGCTTCTCTGCAGTAATAGCTCTATTCAAG GATATCCCTGATGTCGATGGAGACGGAGATTTTGGCATTAAATCCTTGAGTGTACAGTTAGGCCAGCACAGA GTGTATAGGCTCTGCATCAGTATGCTCATGACAGCATATACGGCTGCAATTTTGGTAGGAGCATCAACTACAAACTTGTATCAAAAGATTGCCATT GTGTTTGGCCATGGCTTGCTTGCATTTGTGCTTTGGCAGAGAGCACAACAATTGGACGTCGCAAATAAGACTTGCGTCACAGAATTTTACATGTTCATCTGGAAG CTATTCTACGCCGAGTATTTACTTATACCATTTGTGTAG
- the LOC117853099 gene encoding plasma membrane ATPase 4 — MASLEDLKNENVDLESIPIQEVFAVLKSSPHGLTSNDGASRLQIFGPNKLEEKKESKLLKFLGFMWNPLSWVMEAAAIMAIVLANGGGRPPDWQDFVGIVTLLFINSTISFIEENNAGNAAAALMASLAPQTKVLRDGKWSEQDAAILVPGDIISIKLGDIIPADARLMDGDPLKIDQSALTGESLPVNKMPGDSIYSGSTCKQGEIEAIVIATGVHTFFGKAAHLVDSTNNVGHFQKVLTAIGNFCICSIAVGMLIEIIVMYPIQHRQYRDGIDNLLVLLIGGIPIAMPTVLSVTMAIGSHRLSEQGAITKRMTAIEEMAGMDVLCSDKTGTLTLNKLTVDKNMIEPFVKDLDKDAVVLYAARASRTENQDAIDASIVGMLADPREARAGIQEVHFMPFNPVDKRTAITYIDSDGTWHRISKGAPEQIIDLCRLRDDVSRRVHAIIAKFADRGLRSLAVARQRVPEGNKDAPGSPWQFLAVLPLFDPPRHDSAETIRRALNLGVNVKMITGDQLAIGKETGRRLGMGTNMYPSSSLLKDGDTGGLPVDELIEKADGFAGVFPEHKYEIVRRLQERKHICGMTGDGVNDAPALKKADIGIAVADATDAARGASDIVLTEPGLSVIISAVLTSRAIFQRMKNYTIYAVSITIRVVLGFLLLALIWRFDFAPFMVLIIAVLNDGTIMTISKDRVKPSPVPDAWRLQEIFATGVVLGTYQALATVLFFWAVRDTSFFTNTFGVRHIGDSTEELMAAVYLQVSIISQALIFVTRARSWFFVERPGLLLVVAFLAAQLVATLIAVYAHWPFARIKGIGWGWGAVIWLFTIVTFFPLDIFKFAIRYFLSGKQWNNVFDNKTAFANELDYGKSKREAQWAIAQRSLHGLQQPESSGLFNTENNNDFIELSEIAEQAKRRAEIARLRELHTLKGHVESVVKLKGLDIDTIQHNYTV, encoded by the exons atggcgtcgCTCGAGGACCTCAAGAACGAGAACGTCGACCTC GAGAGCATCCCGATCCAGGAGGTGTTCGCCGTCCTCAAGTCGTCGCCGCACGGGCTCACCTCCAACGATGGCGCCAGCCGGCTCCAGATCTTCGGCCCCAACAAGCTCGAGGAAAAGAAG GAGAGCAAGCTGCTCAAGTTCCTGGGATTCATGTGGAACCCGCTCTCCTGGGTCATGGAGGCCGCCGCCATCATGGCCATCGTCCTCGCCAACGGAGGG GGGAGACCGCCGGACTGGCAGGACTTCGTCGGGATCGTCACGCTGCTCTTCATCAACTCCACGATCAGCTTCATCGAGGAGAACAACGccggcaacgccgccgccgccctcatgGCCAGCCTCGCCCCGCAGACCAAG GTGCTGAGGGACGGCAAGTGGTCGGAGCAGGACGCGGCGATCCTGGTGCCCGGCGACATCATCAGCATCAAGCTCGGCGACATCATCCCGGCGGACGCGAGGCTGATGGACGGCGACCCCCTCAAGATCGACCAGTCGGCGCTCACCGGCGAGTCGCTCCCCGTCAACAAGATGCCCGGCGACAGCATCTACTCCGGCTCCACCTGCAAGCAGGGCGAGATCGAGGCCATCGTCATCGCCACCGGCGTCCACACCTTCTTCGGCAAGGCCGCCCACCTCGTCGACAGCACCAACAACGTCGGCCACTTCCAGAAG GTGCTGACGGCGATCGGGAACTTCTGCATCTGCTCCATCGCCGTCGGGATGCTCATCGAGATCATCGTCATGTACCCGATCCAGCACCGGCAGTACCGCGACGGCATCGACAACCTGCTCGTGCTGCTCATCGGCGGGATCCCCATCGCCATGCCGACCGTACTGTCGGTGACCATGGCCATCGGGTCGCACCGGCTCTCGGAGCAGGGCGCCATCACCAAGCGCATGACGGCCATAGAGGAGATGGCCGGCATGGACGTGCTCTGCAGTGACAAGACAGGCACGCTCACCCTCAACAAGCTCACCGTCGACAAGAACATGATCGAG CCGTTTGTAAAGGATCTGGACAAGGACGCCGTAGTCCTTTACGCAGCTCGAGCATCAAGAACTGAGAACCAGGACGCCATCGACGCGTCCATCGTCGGAATGCTCGCCGACCCTAGGGAG GCCCGTGCCGGCATCCAGGAGGTACACTTCATGCCGTTCAACCCCGTCGACAAGCGCACCGCCATCACCTACATCGACTCCGACGGGACATGGCACCGCATCAGCAAAGGCGCGCCGGAGCAGATCATCGACCTGTGCCGGCTCCGGGACGACGTGAGCCGGCGGGTTCACGCCATCATCGCCAAGTTCGCGGACCGTGGGCTGCGTTcgctggcggtggcgcggcAGAGGGTCCCCGAGGGCAACAAGGACGCGCCGGGCAGCCCGTGGCAGTTCCTGGCCGTGCTCCCGCTGTTCGACCCGCCGAGGCACGACAGCGCCGAGACCATCCGCCGCGCGCTCAACCTCGGCGTGAACGTGAAGATGATCACCGGCGACCAGCTGGCCATCGGCAAGGAGACGGGGCGGCGGCTCGGCATGGGCACCAACATGTACCCGTCCAGCTCCCTCCTCAAGGACGGCGACACGGGCGGGCTCCCCGTGGACGAGCTGATCGAGAAGGCGGACGGGTTCGCCGGCGTCTTCCCGGAGCACAAGTACGAGATCGTGCGGCGGCTGCAGGAGCGGAAGCACATCTGCGGGATGACCGGCGACGGCGTGAACGACGCGCCGGCTCTGAAGAAGGCGGACATCGGGATCGCGGTGGCGGACGCGACGgatgcggcgcgcggcgcgtcgGACATCGTGCTCACGGAGCCAGGGCTTAGCGTCATCATCAGCGCCGTGCTGACGAGCCGCGCCATCTTCCAGAGGATGAAGAACTACACCATCTACGCGGTGTCCATCACCATCCGGGTGGtgctcggcttcctcctcctggcGCTCATCTGGCGGTTCGATTTCGCGCCCTTCATGGTGCTCATCATCGCCGTGCTCAATGACGGCACCATCATGACCATCTCCAAGGACCGCGTGAAGCCGTCCCCAGTGCCCGACGCCTGGCGCCTCCAGGAGATCTTCGCCACCGGCGTCGTCCTCGGCACCTACCAGGCTCTCGCTACCGTCCTCTTCTTCTGGGCCGTCCGCGACACCTCCTTCTTCACG AATACGTTCGGGGTGCGGCACATCGGGGACAGCACGGAGGAGCTAATGGCGGCGGTGTACCTCCAGGTGAGCATCATCAGCCAGGCGCTCATCTTCGTGACCCGCGCGAGGAGCTGGTTCTTCGTGGAGCGGCCGGGCCTGCTCCTGGTGGTCGCCTTCCTGGCCGCGCAGCTGGTGGCGACGCTGATCGCGGTGTACGCGCACTGGCCGTTCGCGCGGATCAAGGGCATCGGCTGGGGCTGGGGCGCCGTGATCTGGCTCTTCACCATCGTCACCTTCTTCCCGCTGGACATCTTCAAGTTCGCCATCCGCTACTTCCTCAGCGGCAAGCAGTGGAACAACGTGTTCGACAACAAGACGGCCTTCGCCAACGAGCTCGACTACGGCAAGAGCAAGCGGGAGGCGCAGTGGGCCATCGCGCAGCGGTCGCTGCACGGCCTGCAGCAGCCAGAGTCGTCGGGCCTCTTCAACACCGAGAACAACAACGACTTCATCGAGCTCTCGGAGATTGCCGAGCAGGCCAAGCGGCGCGCCGAGATCGCCAGGCTAAGGGAGCTCCACACGCTGAAAGGCCACGTGGAGTCGGTGGTGAAGCTCAAGGGGCTCGACATCGACACCATCCAACATAACTACACCGTCTGA
- the LOC117851442 gene encoding probable receptor-like protein kinase At1g80640 produces the protein MRLAPPPLPFRCSSVLALLLLLLLASSPSSANGRAAPSSPGASPVAEHVRAAAAGANGTASVAPAVPAPPPIVIIVERRHHFHRELVIASALASVAIVAIILSTFYAWVLWRRSRRLAGGKAYRSSDTARGIMLVPILSKFSSLKTSRKGLVAMIEYPVLEAATGKFSESNVLGVGGFGCVYKAVFDGGVTAAVKRLEGGGPECEQEFENELDLLGRIRHPNIVSLLGFCVHEGNHYIVYELMEKGSLDTQLHGPSHGSALSWHIRMKIALDMARGLEYLHEHCSPPVIHRDLKSSNILLDSDFNAKISDFGLAVTSGNIDKGTMNLSGTLGYVAPEYLLDGKLTEKSDVYAFGVVLLELLMGRKPVEKMSQTQCQSIVTWAMPQLTDRSKLPNIVDPVIRDSMDPKHLYQVAAVAVLCVQPEPSYRPLITDVLHSLVPLVPVELGGTLRVAEPPSPNLKHSPC, from the exons ATGAGGTTGGCGCCGCCTCCATTGCCGTTTCGGTGCTCCTCCGTCTTGGccctgcttctgctgctgctgctggcgtcctccccgtcgtcggccaatgggagggccgcgccgtcgtcgccgggggCTTCGCCTGTCGCCGAGCACgttcgcgccgccgctgctggtgcCAATGGGACCGCCTCCGTTGCTccggcggtgccggcgccgcctcccatCG TGATCATCGTGGAGCGGCGCCACCATTTCCACCGCGAGCTCGTGATCGCCTCCGCCCTCGCGTCCGTCGCCATCGTCGCGATCATCCTCTCCACGTTCTATGCGTGGGTCCTTTGGCGGCGATCTCGCCGCCTGGCCGGCGGCAAGGCCTACCGGAGCTCAG ACACTGCAAGGGGAATCATGCTGGTACCGATCCTGAGCAAGTTCAGTTCACTCAAGACGAGCAGGAAGGGGCTTGTGGCGATGATCGAGTACCCGGtgctggaggcggcgacggggaagTTCAGTGAGAGCAATGTGCTCGGTGTCGGTGGCTTCGGTTGCGTCTACAAGGCGGTGTTCGACGGCGGAGTTACCGCGGCGGTGAAGAGGCTGGAAGGCGGTGGGCCGGAGTGCGAGCAGGAATTCGAG AATGAGCTGGATTTGCTTGGCAGGATTCGGCACCCCAACATTGtgtccctgctgggtttctgtGTTCATGAGGGGAATCACTATATTGTTTATGAGCTGATGGAGAAGGGATCCCTGGATACACAGCTGCACG GGCCTTCACATGGATCAGCCCTGAGCTGGCACATCCGGATGAAGATTGCACTCGACATGGCCAG GGGATTAGAGTATCTTCATGAGCACTGCAGTCCACCAGTGATCCATAGGGATCTGAAGTCATCTAACATACTTTTAGATTCAGACTTCAATGCTAAG ATTTCAGATTTTGGTCTTGCAGTGACCAGTGGGAATATTGACAAGGGAACTATGAATCTTTCTGGAACCTTGGGCTATGTAGCTCCTGAATACCTATTAGATG GGAAGCTGACCGAGAAGAGTGACGTATACGCTTTTGGAGTAGTGCTTCTTGAGCTGCTAATGGGAAGGAAGCCTGTCGAGAAGATGAGTCAAACTCAGTGCCAATCAATTGTGACATGG GCAATGCCGCAGCTGACTGACAGATCAAAACTCCCCAACATAGTTGACCCAGTGATCAGGGACTCGATGGACCCAAAACACCTGTACCAA GTTGCAGCAGTGGCTGTTCTATGCGTGCAACCAGAACCGAGTTACAGACCGCTGATCACCGATGTTCTCCACTCCCTTGTTCCTCTAGTGCCTGTGGAGCTTGGCGGAACACTGAGGGTTGCAGAGCCACCTTCCCCAAACCTAAAACATTCTCCTTGTTGA